A region from the Tahibacter amnicola genome encodes:
- the napF gene encoding ferredoxin-type protein NapF yields the protein MTGSRAARRAFLLGRPGAAQWIRPPWALPENHFTDRCTRCGACSAACPESILVVGDGGYPQIDFQRGECTFCGTCATVCQSAAFGERSTRPWQLRVEVSDHCLARRDIHCAACRDACPSDAIRFRPRSPVSVPEVDLASCTGCGGCVAPCPAQAISLSVEQVA from the coding sequence ATGACGGGATCACGTGCCGCCCGTCGCGCATTCCTGCTGGGGCGACCCGGCGCCGCACAGTGGATTCGCCCTCCCTGGGCGCTGCCGGAGAACCACTTTACTGATCGATGCACGCGCTGCGGAGCGTGCTCTGCCGCCTGCCCCGAGTCCATTCTCGTGGTGGGCGATGGCGGTTACCCGCAGATCGATTTCCAACGTGGCGAATGCACCTTCTGCGGAACCTGCGCCACGGTGTGCCAGTCCGCGGCCTTTGGCGAGCGCAGCACGCGGCCGTGGCAGTTGCGCGTGGAAGTGTCTGATCACTGCCTGGCGCGCCGCGATATTCACTGCGCGGCCTGTCGCGACGCCTGCCCCAGCGACGCCATCCGTTTCCGCCCGCGTTCGCCGGTGAGCGTGCCGGAAGTTGACCTCGCCTCCTGTACCGGATGCGGCGGCTGTGTTGCGCCCTGCCCCGCACAGGCGATTTCGCTTTCCGTGGAGCAAGTTGCATGA
- the napE gene encoding periplasmic nitrate reductase, NapE protein translates to MDTLSPELRRRWELRVFLFLTVVLFPALAVAIVGGYGFAVWIFQIFTGPPGPIAQ, encoded by the coding sequence ATGGACACGCTATCGCCAGAGTTGCGACGCCGGTGGGAACTTCGCGTCTTCCTGTTCCTGACCGTCGTCCTGTTCCCCGCCCTGGCCGTCGCCATCGTCGGCGGCTACGGTTTCGCAGTCTGGATCTTCCAGATCTTCACCGGCCCCCCGGGCCCGATTGCGCAGTGA